A genomic window from Mesorhizobium sp. 131-2-1 includes:
- a CDS encoding D-amino acid dehydrogenase gives MRVIVLGGGVVGVTTAYQLQKDGHEVALIERRAQVAAETSWGNAGMIAPGHSFVWSSPRAPMILLKSLVLKDQALRFRMSADPRLYSWSWLFLLECTAEKARRNTLLKHRLAAYSQSVLHQVIADEAIDYDRNDRGILYFHRSQQALDKGVEHMKLLESDGQEIRVLDRDGVVALDPSLASAKEKIAGGIYCPTDETGDPAKFTRALVAKIVERGGEIHTGTTITGIETSGDGVAQVMTDRGAFKGDAYVLALGSYSPLLAKTIGISLPIYPIKGYSLTIPVGNRPAPPTIASVDEHNVVAISRFGDRLRVTATAEFAGYDTSHKPADFAFMKGVTEELYPEGADYDRAEMWAGLRPMTPNNLPEFGQRRLRNLYLNTGHGHIGWTMSHGSARITADLIAGRKPAISMDGLLN, from the coding sequence ATGCGCGTGATCGTGCTGGGTGGCGGCGTGGTTGGCGTCACCACCGCCTACCAGCTGCAGAAGGACGGCCATGAGGTGGCGCTCATCGAGCGCCGGGCCCAGGTCGCCGCCGAGACCAGCTGGGGCAATGCCGGCATGATCGCGCCCGGCCATTCCTTCGTCTGGTCGTCGCCCAGGGCGCCCATGATCCTGTTGAAATCGCTGGTGCTGAAGGACCAGGCGCTGCGCTTCAGGATGTCAGCCGACCCGAGGCTCTACAGCTGGTCGTGGCTATTCCTCCTGGAGTGCACGGCCGAGAAGGCCAGGCGCAACACGCTGCTCAAGCATCGGCTCGCCGCCTATTCGCAATCCGTCCTGCACCAGGTCATCGCCGACGAGGCGATCGACTACGACCGCAACGACCGCGGCATCCTCTATTTCCATCGCAGCCAGCAGGCGCTCGACAAGGGCGTCGAGCACATGAAGCTGCTGGAATCCGACGGGCAGGAGATCAGGGTTCTGGATCGCGACGGTGTCGTCGCGCTCGATCCGTCGCTGGCCTCGGCGAAGGAAAAAATCGCCGGCGGCATCTACTGCCCGACCGACGAGACCGGCGACCCGGCGAAGTTCACGCGGGCGCTGGTGGCGAAAATCGTCGAGCGCGGCGGCGAAATCCACACCGGCACCACCATCACCGGCATCGAGACGTCGGGCGATGGCGTCGCGCAGGTGATGACCGACAGGGGCGCCTTCAAGGGCGATGCCTATGTGCTGGCGCTCGGCTCCTACAGCCCGCTGCTGGCAAAAACGATCGGCATCAGCCTGCCGATCTATCCGATCAAGGGCTATTCGCTGACCATCCCCGTCGGCAATCGGCCGGCGCCGCCGACCATCGCTTCGGTCGACGAGCACAATGTGGTCGCCATCTCTCGCTTCGGCGACCGCCTGCGGGTCACCGCCACGGCGGAGTTCGCCGGCTACGACACCAGCCACAAACCGGCCGATTTCGCCTTCATGAAGGGCGTGACCGAGGAGCTCTATCCCGAGGGCGCCGACTACGACCGCGCCGAGATGTGGGCGGGCTTGCGGCCGATGACGCCGAACAACCTGCCCGAGTTCGGCCAGCGGCGCCTGCGCAACCTCTACCTCAACACCGGGCACGGCCATATCGGCTGGACCATGTCGCACGGTTCAGCCCGCATCACCGCCGACCTCATCGCCGGCCGC
- a CDS encoding pyridoxal-phosphate dependent enzyme, with translation MSEHRKAAPGSAPPESTLSRLRPPYASVLDLIGQTPIVELTKFDTGKCRLFIKLESQNPGGSIKDRIALSMIAAAERQGKLRPGGTIVEATAGNTGLGLAQVGIPKGYRIILVVPDKMSREKIQHLRALGAEVRMTRSDVGKGHPEYYQDMAEKIAAETPGAFYANQFANPANPLAHETTTGPEILAQLDGDVDAAVVGVGSGGTLTGLGRYFAKHSPKTEMVLADPVGSVLAPLIKTGKMEEAGSWTVEGIGEDFVPPNADLSLVRKAYSIPDKQSMLAVRDLLSREGILAGSSSGTLLSAALRYCREQTVPKRVVTFVCDSGNKYLSKVFDDFWLAEQGLAEQEQHGDLRDLVMRSHRTGDTVWVGPDESLLNAYGRMRRSDVSQLPVLDNGKLVGIVDEGDILAKVDGPYDGRWDRFNGPVRTAMTSNLHTLQASQTLDALLPVFDRNEVAIVFDGDEFIGLITRIDLINHLRRRAR, from the coding sequence ATGAGCGAGCACAGGAAAGCCGCACCCGGCAGTGCCCCGCCGGAGAGCACCCTCTCCCGCCTGCGCCCGCCCTATGCCTCGGTGCTCGACCTGATCGGCCAGACGCCTATCGTCGAGCTGACCAAATTCGACACCGGCAAGTGCCGGCTGTTCATCAAGCTCGAAAGCCAGAACCCCGGCGGCTCGATCAAGGACCGTATCGCGCTGTCGATGATCGCCGCCGCCGAAAGGCAGGGCAAGCTGCGCCCCGGCGGCACCATCGTCGAGGCGACCGCGGGCAATACCGGCCTCGGTCTTGCCCAGGTCGGCATCCCCAAGGGCTATCGCATCATCCTCGTCGTCCCCGACAAGATGTCGCGCGAAAAAATCCAGCATCTGCGCGCGCTCGGCGCCGAGGTGCGCATGACCCGCTCCGATGTCGGCAAGGGCCATCCCGAATATTACCAGGACATGGCCGAGAAGATCGCCGCCGAAACGCCTGGCGCCTTCTACGCCAACCAGTTCGCCAATCCGGCCAACCCGCTGGCGCACGAGACCACGACCGGCCCGGAAATCCTCGCCCAGCTCGACGGCGATGTCGACGCGGCGGTGGTCGGCGTGGGCTCCGGCGGCACGCTGACCGGGCTTGGCCGTTATTTCGCGAAACATTCGCCGAAGACCGAGATGGTGCTGGCCGACCCGGTCGGCTCGGTGCTGGCGCCGCTGATCAAGACCGGCAAGATGGAAGAGGCCGGCAGCTGGACCGTCGAAGGCATAGGCGAGGATTTTGTGCCGCCCAATGCCGACCTGTCGCTGGTCAGGAAGGCCTACTCCATCCCCGACAAGCAGAGCATGCTGGCGGTGCGCGATCTTTTGTCCCGCGAGGGCATCCTCGCCGGTTCGTCCTCCGGCACGCTTTTGTCGGCAGCACTGCGCTATTGCCGCGAGCAGACGGTGCCGAAGCGCGTCGTCACCTTCGTCTGCGACAGCGGCAACAAATACCTGTCGAAAGTCTTCGACGATTTCTGGCTGGCCGAGCAGGGCCTGGCCGAGCAGGAGCAGCATGGCGATTTGCGCGACCTCGTCATGCGCTCGCACCGCACCGGCGACACCGTCTGGGTCGGCCCGGACGAAAGCCTGCTCAACGCCTATGGCCGCATGCGCCGCTCGGACGTCTCGCAACTGCCGGTGCTCGACAATGGCAAGCTCGTCGGCATCGTCGACGAGGGCGACATCCTGGCCAAGGTCGACGGCCCCTATGACGGCCGCTGGGACCGCTTCAATGGCCCGGTGCGCACCGCCATGACCTCCAACCTGCACACGCTGCAGGCCAGCCAGACGCTCGATGCGCTGCTGCCGGTGTTCGACCGCAACGAGGTCGCCATCGTCTTCGATGGCGACGAGTTCATCGGCCTGATAACCCGCATCGACCTGATCAACCATCTGAGGCGCCGCGCAAGATGA
- a CDS encoding GIY-YIG nuclease family protein — MTGYVYMAASQKGGTIYIGVTNDLARRMPEHKTGQGSSFTSRYGVQRLVWYEEYFDITDAIQRETSLKRWPRRWKVELIEKTNPEWFELFRGIG; from the coding sequence ATGACCGGCTACGTCTACATGGCCGCAAGCCAGAAAGGCGGCACAATCTATATCGGTGTCACCAATGACCTTGCTCGTCGGATGCCCGAGCACAAGACCGGCCAAGGCTCCAGCTTCACCAGCCGTTATGGTGTGCAGCGTCTGGTCTGGTACGAGGAATACTTCGACATCACCGATGCTATCCAGCGTGAGACATCACTGAAGCGCTGGCCACGCCGATGGAAGGTCGAGCTGATCGAGAAGACCAATCCGGAATGGTTCGAGCTATTTCGCGGAATTGGCTAG
- a CDS encoding IS5 family transposase (programmed frameshift), whose amino-acid sequence MARYDLSETEWQIVEPLLPPHGLGKKRVDDRRVVNGIFYVLRTGSPWRDLPERYGPYTTVYNRFNRWAKRGVWLAMFEALAAKSPQSLHLIDSSIIRAHQHAAGGKKGVRITIGRSHGGLSTKVHALVDQDGLPIRLLITEGKASDKTIAPQLIEGLPPAKALVADKGYDSWPLVALIARTGGSANIPTRRHVKNKRVVPPELYRERNRIERFFCRLKQFRRAATRFDKLARNYLAILNLASLRIWLRHVESTP is encoded by the exons ATGGCACGCTACGATCTAAGCGAGACGGAATGGCAAATCGTGGAGCCGCTTCTGCCGCCGCACGGTTTGGGCAAGAAGCGGGTCGATGATCGGCGGGTGGTAAATGGCATATTTTACGTTTTGAGGACCGGATCGCCTTGGCGCGATCTGCCCGAACGGTATGGCCCCTACACCACGGTCTACAATCGCTTCAACCGCTGGGCCAAGAGAGGTGTCTGGTTGGCGATGTTTGAAGCCCTGGCGGCTAAGTCACCACAGTCTTTGCACTTAATCGACAGTTCGATAATCCGCGCTCACCAGCATGCCGCGGGCGGTAAAAAGGGGGTCCGGATAACG ATTGGCCGTTCTCATGGCGGACTAAGCACCAAGGTTCATGCCCTTGTCGATCAGGATGGTCTGCCCATCCGTTTGCTTATCACCGAGGGCAAGGCATCCGATAAGACCATCGCCCCGCAGCTGATTGAAGGGTTGCCGCCGGCAAAGGCGCTTGTCGCTGACAAAGGCTACGACAGCTGGCCGTTGGTTGCTCTCATTGCCAGAACCGGTGGCTCGGCCAACATTCCAACCCGCCGTCACGTCAAGAATAAACGTGTGGTTCCGCCAGAGCTCTACCGGGAGCGCAACCGCATCGAACGCTTCTTCTGCAGGCTCAAGCAATTCCGCCGGGCCGCAACCCGCTTTGACAAGCTCGCACGCAACTACCTGGCCATCCTCAATCTCGCATCGCTCCGAATATGGCTGCGACACGTTGAGTCCACGCCCTAG
- a CDS encoding FAD/NAD(P)-binding protein yields MSSARVNSIIIVGGGASGVVLAAHLLKSANPDLRVTLIEKRPHFGQGMAYSTLLSAHVLNVNASGMSAYADDPGDFARWLLQRGLASPDQGPFYAPRSLYARYLKELLDELEARERETGRLRLIREESLSISPTASGVEVALANGTSVVAHLAVLATGHDERPGAGQGHAIRMGTEADTAIDPDDRVLVLGTGLSMVDAFLSLEQRGHRGEIVAVSRRGLLPSPHRKGNPIKLDVADIPLGTQLSYFVGWFRDLIRENQKAGIDWRDVVDGLRPFNQKIWQNWPSSAKRRFVEHTKAWWDIHRHRLAPEVHARVTEAVQSGRIRPVAGRVVGIEAGDSFSVEIQSRHTQALETLEVARIYDCTGIARDISTTSNSVVRSLVDRGLARPDPLRLGLDVSANCEIIAGDGTVSAKILAVGPLTRGTFFEIDAIPDIRVQCARLSKLLLG; encoded by the coding sequence ATGAGCAGCGCGCGCGTCAACTCGATCATCATTGTCGGCGGCGGCGCCAGCGGCGTCGTGCTTGCCGCGCACCTGCTCAAATCGGCCAATCCCGACCTGCGCGTCACGCTGATCGAGAAGCGCCCGCATTTCGGACAGGGCATGGCCTATTCGACGCTGCTTTCCGCCCATGTGCTGAATGTCAACGCCTCCGGCATGAGCGCCTATGCCGACGACCCCGGCGATTTCGCGCGCTGGCTGCTGCAGCGCGGTCTCGCCAGTCCGGACCAGGGGCCGTTTTACGCGCCGCGCAGCCTCTATGCCCGCTATCTCAAGGAATTGCTGGACGAGCTCGAGGCCCGCGAACGCGAGACCGGCCGGCTGCGCCTGATCCGCGAAGAAAGCCTGTCGATCTCGCCGACCGCGTCCGGGGTCGAGGTGGCTTTAGCCAACGGCACCAGCGTGGTCGCTCATCTTGCCGTGCTCGCCACCGGCCATGACGAGCGGCCGGGCGCCGGCCAGGGCCATGCGATCCGCATGGGTACGGAGGCCGACACCGCGATCGACCCGGACGACCGGGTGCTGGTGCTGGGCACGGGCTTGAGCATGGTCGACGCCTTCCTGTCGCTGGAGCAGCGCGGCCATCGCGGCGAAATCGTCGCCGTGTCCCGGCGCGGCCTCCTGCCTTCGCCGCATCGCAAGGGCAATCCGATCAAGCTCGACGTCGCCGACATTCCGCTCGGCACCCAGCTTTCCTATTTCGTTGGCTGGTTCCGCGACCTGATCCGCGAGAATCAGAAGGCCGGCATCGACTGGCGCGACGTCGTCGACGGTCTGCGGCCCTTCAACCAGAAGATCTGGCAGAACTGGCCGTCCTCGGCCAAGCGCCGCTTCGTCGAGCACACCAAGGCCTGGTGGGACATCCACCGGCATCGCCTGGCGCCGGAGGTCCATGCCCGCGTCACCGAGGCGGTGCAGTCCGGCCGCATCCGCCCTGTCGCCGGCCGTGTCGTCGGCATCGAGGCGGGCGACTCATTTTCGGTGGAGATCCAGTCCCGCCACACCCAGGCGCTCGAGACGCTGGAGGTCGCCCGCATCTACGACTGCACTGGTATCGCCAGGGACATCTCGACCACCTCGAACAGCGTTGTCCGCTCGCTGGTCGACCGTGGGCTGGCGCGGCCCGATCCGCTGCGCCTCGGCCTCGACGTGTCAGCCAATTGCGAGATCATCGCCGGCGACGGCACCGTCTCGGCCAAGATCCTCGCCGTCGGCCCGCTGACGCGCGGCACCTTCTTCGAGATCGACGCCATCCCCGATATCCGCGTCCAGTGTGCGAGGTTGAGCAAGCTGTTGCTGGGGTAG
- a CDS encoding IS5 family transposase (programmed frameshift), whose amino-acid sequence MARYDLSETEWQIVEPLLPPHGLGKKRVDDRRVVNGIFYVLRTGSPWRDLPERYGPYTTVYNRFNRWAKRGVWLAMFEALAAKSPQSLHLIDSSIIRAHQHAAGGKKGVRITIGRSHGGLSTKVHALVDQDGLPIRLLITEGKASDKTIAPQLIEGLPPAKALVADKGYDSWPLVALIARTGGSANIPTRRHVKNKRVVPPELYRERNRIERFFCRLKQFRRAATRFDKLARNYLAILNLASLRIWLRHVESTP is encoded by the exons ATGGCACGCTACGATCTAAGCGAGACGGAATGGCAAATCGTGGAGCCGCTTCTGCCGCCGCACGGTTTGGGCAAGAAGCGGGTCGATGATCGGCGGGTGGTAAATGGCATATTTTACGTTTTGAGGACCGGATCGCCTTGGCGCGATCTGCCCGAACGGTATGGCCCCTACACCACGGTCTACAATCGCTTCAACCGCTGGGCCAAGAGAGGTGTCTGGTTGGCGATGTTTGAAGCCCTGGCGGCTAAGTCACCACAGTCTTTGCACTTAATCGACAGTTCGATAATCCGCGCTCACCAGCATGCCGCGGGCGGTAAAAAGGGGGTCCGGATAACG ATTGGCCGTTCTCATGGCGGACTAAGCACCAAGGTTCATGCCCTTGTCGATCAGGATGGTCTGCCCATCCGTTTGCTTATCACCGAGGGCAAGGCATCCGATAAGACCATCGCCCCGCAGCTGATTGAAGGGTTGCCGCCGGCAAAGGCGCTTGTCGCTGACAAAGGCTACGACAGCTGGCCGTTAGTTGCTCTCATTGCCAGAACCGGTGGCTCGGCCAACATTCCAACCCGCCGTCACGTCAAGAATAAACGTGTGGTTCCGCCAGAGCTCTACCGGGAGCGCAACCGCATCGAACGCTTCTTCTGCAGGCTCAAGCAATTCCGCCGGGCCGCAACCCGCTTTGACAAGCTCGCACGCAACTACCTGGCCATCCTCAATCTCGCATCGCTCCGAATATGGCTGCGACACGTTGAGTCCACGCCCTAG
- a CDS encoding cystathionine gamma-synthase, producing MTSNATGKNRLAFSTRTIHGGQSHDPTTGAVMVPIYATSTYGQQSPGVHKGFEYARSQNPTRFAFERAVADLESGTKAFAFASGLASISTVLELLDAGDHIVATDDIYGGTFRLLERVRKRSAGLQVSFADFTDLAAVEAAIRPETKLLWVETPTNPLLRIVDLEAVAALAKRKGLLSVADNTFCSPYIQRPLELGIDIVVHSTTKYLNGHSDMVGGVAVVGDDKDLADRLKFLQNAIGAISGPFDSFLALRGIKTLALRMERHSANGLKIAQWLEARKDVRRVIYPGLASHPQHEIAKRQMHAFGGMISVDLDRDLAGTKRFLERTQLFTLAESLGGVESLIEHPALMTHGSIPAEKRGAIGISDSLVRLSAGIEDGDDLIADLEQALKG from the coding sequence ATGACCAGCAATGCAACGGGCAAGAACCGCCTGGCCTTTTCGACCCGCACCATCCATGGCGGCCAGAGCCACGACCCGACCACGGGCGCGGTGATGGTGCCGATCTACGCCACCTCCACCTATGGCCAACAGTCGCCCGGCGTGCACAAAGGGTTCGAATACGCCCGCAGCCAGAACCCGACGCGCTTCGCCTTCGAACGCGCGGTGGCCGATCTCGAAAGCGGCACGAAAGCCTTCGCCTTCGCGTCCGGCCTGGCTTCGATCTCGACCGTTCTGGAACTGCTCGATGCCGGCGACCACATCGTCGCCACCGACGACATCTATGGCGGCACTTTTCGCTTGCTGGAGCGGGTGCGCAAGCGCTCGGCCGGATTGCAGGTCAGCTTCGCCGACTTCACCGACCTTGCCGCCGTCGAAGCCGCGATCCGCCCGGAGACAAAACTGCTCTGGGTCGAGACGCCGACCAACCCGCTGCTGCGCATCGTCGACCTCGAAGCGGTCGCCGCATTGGCGAAGCGCAAGGGCCTGCTCAGCGTTGCCGACAACACCTTCTGCAGCCCCTACATCCAGCGGCCGCTGGAGCTCGGCATCGACATCGTCGTCCATTCGACGACCAAATATCTGAACGGCCATTCCGACATGGTCGGCGGCGTCGCGGTCGTCGGCGACGACAAGGACCTCGCCGACCGGCTGAAATTCCTGCAGAACGCCATCGGCGCCATCTCCGGCCCCTTCGACAGCTTTTTGGCGCTGCGCGGCATCAAGACCCTGGCGCTGAGGATGGAGCGCCACTCCGCCAACGGCCTGAAGATCGCGCAATGGCTGGAGGCGCGGAAGGATGTCCGCCGCGTCATCTATCCCGGCCTCGCCAGCCACCCGCAGCACGAGATCGCGAAACGCCAGATGCACGCCTTCGGCGGCATGATCTCGGTCGATCTCGACCGTGACCTTGCCGGTACAAAGCGCTTCCTCGAACGCACGCAGCTGTTCACGCTCGCCGAAAGCCTCGGCGGCGTCGAAAGCCTGATCGAGCATCCGGCGCTGATGACGCACGGCTCGATTCCGGCGGAAAAGCGCGGCGCCATCGGCATCTCCGATTCGCTGGTGCGTTTGTCAGCCGGCATCGAGGACGGCGACGATCTGATAGCGGATCTGGAGCAGGCGTTGAAGGGGTGA
- a CDS encoding RrF2 family transcriptional regulator — protein MLTKKGKYGLKALVHLAQLPAGQLAFVGDVAAANNIPKKFLDAILGELRNAGFVQSRKGKEGGYRLARPADEIKVGHVVRVLDGPLAPIPCASRTQYQRCEDCNEATCQVRHLMLEVRQAIAEVLDQRSLAEMRDIAGDDDLSLELKIKA, from the coding sequence ATGCTTACGAAAAAAGGCAAGTACGGCCTCAAGGCGCTGGTCCATCTGGCGCAATTGCCGGCCGGGCAGCTTGCCTTCGTCGGCGATGTCGCCGCCGCCAACAACATCCCGAAGAAATTCCTCGACGCCATTCTCGGCGAACTGCGCAATGCCGGCTTCGTCCAGAGCCGCAAGGGCAAGGAGGGCGGCTACCGCCTGGCGCGGCCGGCCGACGAGATCAAGGTCGGCCATGTCGTGCGCGTGCTCGACGGGCCGCTTGCCCCCATTCCTTGCGCCAGCCGCACCCAATATCAGCGCTGTGAAGACTGCAACGAGGCGACATGCCAAGTCCGTCATCTGATGCTGGAGGTCCGGCAGGCGATCGCCGAGGTGCTCGATCAGCGCAGCCTCGCCGAGATGCGCGACATCGCTGGCGACGACGACCTTTCGCTCGAGCTCAAGATCAAGGCCTGA